A stretch of the Pseudomonas helvetica genome encodes the following:
- a CDS encoding mannose-1-phosphate guanylyltransferase/mannose-6-phosphate isomerase, with protein sequence MELIPVILSGGVGSRLWPVSREAHPKPFMDLPGGQNLIQKTFLRASQLEGVVEVLTVTNRELLFKTEDEYGAVNTAKHSQGFILEPFGRNTAAAVAAAALQLEATHGSDVHMLVLAADHLIKDEKAFAAAVANAVALAAEGWLVTFGIQPTYPETGFGYIEAQKNAPLNGGLKVARFVEKPDLETAQGYVSAGNYYWNSGMFCFRVGTVLEELREHAPDVVEAVVRTIEQSRVTSSDKYRCLALDAEAFAEVPDISIDYALMERSAKVATIPCDIGWSDIGSWNAVAELTAPDADGNRFEGEVLSHGSRNNYVNSEGRLTALVGVEDLLVIDTPDAVMIAHKDHAQDVKHIVGQLKANSHTVHLLHRTVHRPWGTYTTLENGERFKIKRIVVKPKASLSLQMHHHRSEHWIVVSGMAMVVNDQQELMLNTNESTFIRAGHQHRLMNPGVIDLVLIEVQSGDYLGEDDIVRFEDNYGRVTSEGV encoded by the coding sequence ATGGAACTGATTCCCGTAATTTTGTCTGGCGGTGTGGGGAGCCGGTTGTGGCCTGTTTCTCGAGAGGCCCATCCTAAGCCGTTCATGGATCTGCCAGGTGGCCAGAATCTAATCCAGAAAACCTTCCTGCGAGCTTCGCAACTGGAGGGTGTTGTAGAAGTGCTTACGGTGACTAATCGTGAGCTTCTGTTCAAGACCGAAGACGAATACGGCGCTGTCAATACTGCCAAGCACTCTCAAGGTTTCATTCTCGAGCCTTTCGGGCGTAATACGGCTGCGGCTGTTGCGGCGGCTGCGCTGCAGTTGGAGGCCACCCATGGCTCCGACGTCCATATGCTGGTGCTGGCAGCCGACCATCTGATCAAGGATGAAAAGGCCTTTGCCGCTGCAGTAGCAAATGCCGTTGCGTTAGCCGCCGAAGGCTGGCTGGTCACTTTTGGCATCCAGCCGACCTACCCTGAAACCGGTTTTGGCTACATCGAGGCGCAAAAGAATGCTCCGCTGAACGGCGGCTTGAAAGTTGCGCGTTTCGTCGAGAAGCCTGACCTTGAAACCGCTCAAGGCTACGTAAGTGCCGGCAACTACTACTGGAACTCCGGAATGTTCTGCTTCCGGGTCGGCACTGTCCTCGAAGAACTGCGTGAGCATGCTCCAGACGTAGTCGAAGCGGTTGTCAGGACCATTGAGCAGTCTCGCGTTACTTCGTCTGACAAGTACCGTTGCCTGGCCCTCGATGCCGAGGCATTTGCAGAGGTGCCGGATATCTCCATCGATTATGCGTTGATGGAGCGTTCTGCCAAGGTTGCGACCATTCCCTGTGATATCGGCTGGAGTGATATCGGCTCGTGGAATGCTGTTGCTGAGCTGACAGCGCCCGATGCTGACGGCAACCGTTTCGAAGGTGAAGTGTTATCTCATGGTTCTCGCAACAACTATGTAAACAGTGAAGGTCGACTCACTGCTCTGGTTGGCGTCGAGGATCTGCTGGTAATCGACACGCCAGATGCCGTGATGATCGCGCATAAAGACCACGCGCAAGATGTGAAACACATTGTTGGCCAGCTCAAGGCCAATAGCCATACGGTACACTTGCTTCACCGGACGGTGCATCGTCCGTGGGGTACTTACACGACGCTGGAGAACGGCGAGCGCTTCAAGATCAAGCGTATCGTGGTGAAGCCAAAGGCTTCTCTGTCCCTGCAGATGCACCACCACAGAAGTGAGCACTGGATCGTCGTCAGCGGCATGGCAATGGTCGTCAACGATCAGCAAGAACTGATGTTGAACACCAATGAGTCTACCTTCATCCGTGCAGGCCACCAGCACCGCTTGATGAACCCGGGTGTGATTGACCTGGTGCTGATCGAAGTGCAGAGCGGTGATTATCTGGGTGAAGATGACATCGTGCGTTTTGAAGATAATTATGGTCGTGTAACATCGGAAGGTGTTTAA
- a CDS encoding sugar nucleotide-binding protein, with amino-acid sequence MESGETRSGCKYLIFRTGWICEARGNNFAKTMLRLSKDQETLSVIADQIGMRNWRCSHD; translated from the coding sequence ATGGAATCAGGCGAAACCCGTTCCGGCTGCAAATACCTGATTTTTCGTACGGGTTGGATTTGTGAGGCTCGCGGTAATAATTTCGCCAAGACGATGCTGCGCCTGAGCAAAGATCAGGAAACTTTGAGTGTAATTGCTGATCAGATTGGTATGCGTAACTGGCGTTGCTCTCATGACTGA
- a CDS encoding LapA family protein — protein sequence MRNLKRVLLGVFVLLLVLAVLAFVLENQQSVSLLFLGWAGPQLPVSVVTVIALLLGMLLGPCLGWLVGRVGKARRKHLA from the coding sequence ATGCGTAATCTCAAACGCGTACTCCTCGGAGTCTTTGTGTTGTTGCTGGTTTTGGCAGTATTGGCATTCGTGCTGGAGAATCAGCAGTCAGTTTCATTGTTGTTCCTGGGGTGGGCAGGGCCACAGTTGCCGGTCTCGGTAGTCACGGTCATTGCACTGCTGCTCGGAATGTTGCTTGGCCCTTGTCTTGGGTGGCTTGTCGGGCGCGTCGGCAAAGCAAGGCGTAAACATCTGGCTTGA
- the ihfB gene encoding integration host factor subunit beta, with product MTKSELIERIVTHQGLLSSKDVELAIKTMLEQMSQCLATGDRIEIRGFGSFSLHYRAPRVGRNPKTGQSVSLDGKFVPHFKPGKELRDRVNEDEEEGL from the coding sequence ATGACGAAGTCGGAGTTGATCGAACGAATTGTCACCCATCAAGGGCTACTCTCATCCAAGGATGTGGAGCTGGCCATCAAGACCATGCTTGAGCAAATGTCCCAGTGCCTGGCTACCGGTGATCGAATCGAAATCCGTGGCTTTGGCAGCTTCTCTTTACACTATCGTGCACCGCGCGTCGGCCGTAACCCAAAGACCGGCCAATCCGTCAGCCTCGACGGTAAATTCGTTCCTCATTTCAAACCGGGCAAAGAGCTCCGGGATCGGGTGAATGAGGATGAGGAGGAGGGGCTTTGA
- the rpsA gene encoding 30S ribosomal protein S1, producing MSESFAELFEESLKTLNLQAGSIITGVIVDIDYQARWVTVHAGLKSEALIPLEQFYNDAGELNINVGDEVHVALDSVEDGFGETKLSREKAKRAECWIVLEAAFAAEEVVKGVINGKVKGGFTVDVNGIRAFLPGSLVDVRPVRDTTHLEGKELEFKVIKLDQKRNNVVVSRRSVLEAENSAEREALLESLQEGQQVKGIVKNLTDYGAFVDLGGVDGLLHITDMAWKRIKHPSEIVNVGDEIDVKVLKYDRERNRVSLGLKQLGEDPWVAIKARYPESTRVTARVTNLTDYGCFAELEEGVEGLVHVSEMDWTNKNIHPSKVVQVGDEVEVMVLDIDEERRRISLGIKQCKSNPWEDFSGQFNKGDKISGTIKSITDFGIFIGLDGGIDGLVHLSDISWNEVGEEAVRRFKKGDELDTVILSVDPERERISLGIKQLESDPFSEYVQENDKGAIVKGIVKEVDAKGAIITLATDIEATLKASEISRDRIEDARNVLKEGEEVEAKIISVDRKSRVIQLSIKSKDVEDEKEAIQSLRDKPAASDAPVDTTLGALLRAQMEKQN from the coding sequence ATGAGCGAAAGCTTTGCGGAACTCTTTGAAGAAAGCCTAAAAACCCTGAACCTTCAGGCAGGCTCCATCATCACCGGTGTTATCGTTGATATCGATTACCAAGCTCGCTGGGTAACCGTTCACGCTGGCCTGAAGTCTGAAGCACTCATCCCGCTTGAGCAGTTCTACAACGACGCTGGCGAACTGAATATCAACGTCGGTGACGAAGTTCACGTTGCGCTGGATTCGGTTGAAGACGGCTTTGGTGAAACCAAGCTGTCCCGTGAAAAAGCCAAGCGCGCTGAATGCTGGATCGTTCTGGAAGCAGCCTTCGCAGCCGAAGAAGTGGTCAAGGGCGTTATCAACGGTAAGGTTAAAGGCGGCTTCACTGTCGACGTTAACGGCATCCGTGCGTTCCTGCCTGGTTCTCTGGTTGACGTCCGTCCAGTGCGCGACACCACGCACCTGGAAGGCAAAGAGCTGGAATTCAAGGTCATCAAACTCGACCAGAAACGCAACAACGTTGTCGTTTCCCGTCGTAGCGTCCTCGAAGCCGAGAACTCCGCTGAGCGTGAAGCTCTGCTGGAATCCCTGCAGGAAGGTCAACAAGTCAAAGGTATCGTCAAAAACCTCACCGATTACGGCGCATTCGTCGATCTGGGTGGCGTCGATGGCCTGCTGCACATTACCGACATGGCTTGGAAGCGTATCAAGCATCCTTCCGAAATCGTCAACGTTGGCGACGAGATCGATGTCAAGGTTCTGAAGTACGATCGCGAGCGCAATCGTGTTTCCCTGGGCCTGAAGCAACTGGGCGAAGATCCATGGGTTGCTATCAAAGCCCGTTACCCAGAAAGCACTCGCGTTACCGCGCGTGTAACCAACCTGACCGACTACGGCTGCTTCGCTGAGCTGGAAGAAGGCGTTGAAGGTCTGGTACACGTTTCCGAAATGGACTGGACCAACAAGAACATCCACCCTTCGAAAGTCGTACAAGTCGGCGACGAAGTGGAAGTTATGGTTCTGGACATCGACGAAGAGCGTCGTCGTATCTCCCTGGGCATCAAGCAGTGCAAATCTAACCCATGGGAAGATTTCTCTGGCCAGTTCAACAAGGGCGATAAAATCTCCGGCACCATCAAGTCGATCACCGATTTCGGTATCTTCATTGGTCTGGACGGTGGCATCGACGGCCTGGTTCACCTGTCCGACATCTCCTGGAACGAAGTGGGCGAAGAAGCCGTACGTCGCTTCAAGAAGGGCGACGAGCTGGACACCGTTATCCTGTCGGTTGACCCAGAGCGCGAGCGTATCTCCCTGGGTATCAAGCAACTGGAAAGCGATCCGTTCTCCGAGTACGTTCAAGAGAACGACAAAGGCGCAATCGTTAAAGGCATCGTGAAAGAAGTTGACGCTAAAGGCGCCATCATCACTTTGGCTACCGATATCGAAGCTACTCTGAAAGCCTCCGAAATCAGCCGTGACCGCATCGAAGATGCGCGCAACGTTCTGAAAGAAGGCGAAGAAGTTGAAGCCAAGATCATCAGCGTTGACCGCAAGAGCCGTGTAATCCAGCTCTCGATCAAGTCGAAAGACGTTGAAGACGAGAAGGAAGCAATCCAGAGCCTGCGCGACAAGCCAGCTGCTTCGGATGCTCCAGTTGACACCACTCTTGGTGCTCTGCTGCGTGCACAAATGGAAAAACAGAACTAA
- the cmk gene encoding (d)CMP kinase: MTSHAPVITIDGPSGSGKGTIAGILAKRLGWCLLDSGALYRLLAFAARNHGVDLTNEESLKLLAAHLDVQFIGATEGHPQRIILEGDDVTDDLRNEQVGAWASQVAALPAVRDALLQRQRAFQEAPGLVADGRDMGTVVFPDAPLKIFLTASAEERARRRYLQLKGKVEGVSLSSLLDEIRVRDERDTQRAVAPLKPAVDAIQLDSTELSIEQVLERIMSEIAIRDIAG; encoded by the coding sequence GTGACCAGCCACGCTCCGGTAATCACCATCGACGGACCGAGCGGCTCGGGCAAGGGCACCATCGCCGGGATTCTCGCCAAGCGCCTGGGTTGGTGCTTGCTGGATTCCGGTGCGTTGTACCGTTTGCTGGCATTCGCTGCGCGCAATCATGGTGTCGACCTGACCAACGAAGAGTCGCTGAAGCTGTTGGCCGCTCATCTCGATGTGCAGTTCATCGGGGCGACCGAAGGTCATCCGCAGCGCATCATCCTTGAAGGTGATGATGTCACTGACGATTTGCGCAACGAGCAGGTTGGTGCATGGGCCTCGCAAGTGGCGGCACTGCCTGCCGTGCGTGACGCCTTGCTGCAGCGCCAGCGGGCATTTCAGGAGGCGCCGGGGTTGGTGGCTGATGGCCGCGACATGGGCACCGTTGTATTTCCCGACGCGCCGCTGAAGATTTTTCTGACCGCCAGCGCCGAGGAACGGGCGCGCCGACGTTATTTGCAGTTGAAGGGCAAAGTCGAGGGTGTTAGTCTGTCGAGTCTGCTAGATGAGATCCGTGTGCGCGATGAGCGCGACACCCAGCGAGCGGTAGCCCCGCTCAAGCCGGCGGTCGACGCCATACAGCTGGATTCCACGGAGTTGTCCATCGAGCAGGTGCTGGAACGCATCATGAGCGAGATCGCCATTCGCGATATCGCCGGGTGA
- a CDS encoding bifunctional prephenate dehydrogenase/3-phosphoshikimate 1-carboxyvinyltransferase: MIGRLVVIGLGLIGGSFAKGLRESGLCREVVGVDLDPQSRKLAVELGVVDRCEDDLATACCGADVIQLAVPILAMEKLLVLLAGMDLGAAILTDVGSAKGNVVRAATEAFGGMPARFVPGHPIAGSEQSGVEASNAQLFRRHKVILTPLEQTDPAALAGVDRLWRELGADVEHMQVERHDEVLAATSHLPHLLAFGLVDSLAKRSENLEIFRYAAGGFRDFTRIAGSDPVMWHDIFLANREAVLRTLDTFRSDLDALRDAVDAGDGHQLLGVFTRARVAREHFSKILARRAYVDAMNSNDLIFLANPGGRLSGRIRVPGDKSISHRSIMLGSLAEGVTEVEGFLEGEDALATLQAFRDMGVVIEGPHHGRVTIHGVGLHGLKPAPGPIYLGNSGTSMRLLSGLLAAQDFDSTLTGDASLSKRPMNRVANPLREMGAVIETAAEGRPPMTIRGGNKLKGLTYTMPMASAQVKSCLLLAGLYAEGKTTVTEPAPTRDHTERMLRGFGYPVTVNGATASVESGHKLSATHIEVPGDISSSAFFLVAASIAEGSELVLEHVGINPTRTGVIDILRLMGADITLENQREVGGEPVADLRVRAAKLKGIEIPEALVPLAIDEFPVLFVAAACAEGRTILRGAEELRVKESDRIQVMADGLLALGVKCEPTPDGIIIDGSQIGGGEVHGHGDHRIAMAFSVASLRANAPIRIHDCANVATSFPNFLALCAQVGIRVAQEAQS, encoded by the coding sequence ATGATCGGTCGCCTGGTGGTGATCGGTCTCGGGCTGATCGGTGGTTCGTTCGCCAAGGGCCTGCGTGAAAGCGGGTTGTGCCGCGAAGTGGTGGGTGTTGACCTCGATCCGCAATCGCGAAAACTGGCGGTTGAGCTGGGCGTGGTGGACCGTTGTGAAGACGACCTCGCTACCGCGTGCTGCGGCGCCGATGTGATTCAGCTGGCGGTGCCGATCCTGGCGATGGAGAAACTGCTGGTGCTGTTGGCTGGCATGGACCTGGGGGCGGCGATTCTGACCGATGTCGGCAGTGCCAAAGGCAATGTGGTGCGCGCAGCGACCGAAGCCTTCGGTGGCATGCCGGCACGCTTCGTTCCAGGGCATCCGATCGCCGGTTCCGAGCAGAGCGGGGTTGAGGCTTCCAATGCTCAGTTGTTCCGTCGACACAAAGTGATTCTGACACCGCTTGAACAAACCGATCCGGCTGCACTGGCAGGTGTCGACCGGCTCTGGCGTGAATTGGGTGCCGATGTCGAGCACATGCAGGTTGAGCGTCACGACGAAGTGCTGGCGGCGACCAGTCATTTGCCGCACCTGCTGGCATTCGGTTTGGTCGATTCGTTGGCTAAACGCAGTGAAAATCTGGAAATCTTCCGTTACGCTGCCGGCGGTTTCCGCGATTTCACGAGAATCGCCGGCAGTGACCCGGTCATGTGGCACGACATCTTCCTCGCCAATCGCGAAGCTGTCCTGCGCACACTCGATACATTTCGCAGCGATCTCGACGCCTTGCGCGACGCGGTCGATGCAGGGGACGGGCACCAACTGTTGGGCGTCTTTACGCGCGCCCGGGTTGCCCGCGAGCATTTCAGTAAAATCCTGGCCCGCCGGGCCTATGTGGACGCTATGAACTCCAACGATCTGATTTTCCTGGCAAATCCTGGTGGCCGCCTGAGTGGGCGGATTCGTGTACCGGGCGACAAATCAATTTCCCACCGTTCGATCATGCTCGGCTCCCTCGCTGAAGGCGTTACCGAAGTCGAAGGTTTCCTCGAGGGTGAAGATGCCCTGGCGACCTTGCAGGCCTTCCGTGACATGGGTGTCGTGATCGAAGGTCCGCACCATGGTCGCGTGACCATCCACGGTGTCGGCCTGCATGGCTTGAAACCGGCTCCCGGCCCGATCTATCTGGGCAACTCGGGTACGTCGATGCGTCTATTGTCCGGCTTGCTGGCTGCGCAGGACTTCGACAGCACCTTGACGGGCGATGCGTCGCTGTCCAAGCGTCCGATGAATCGTGTGGCCAACCCGCTGCGCGAAATGGGTGCGGTGATCGAGACGGCGGCAGAAGGTCGTCCGCCGATGACCATTCGTGGCGGCAACAAGCTCAAGGGCCTGACCTACACCATGCCGATGGCCAGCGCCCAGGTTAAATCCTGCCTGCTGTTGGCGGGTCTGTACGCCGAGGGCAAGACCACCGTCACCGAACCTGCTCCGACCCGTGACCATACCGAGCGTATGCTGCGTGGCTTCGGCTACCCGGTTACCGTCAACGGCGCCACCGCGTCGGTCGAATCCGGCCACAAGCTGAGCGCGACGCACATTGAAGTGCCGGGCGATATCTCCTCGTCGGCATTCTTCCTGGTCGCGGCGTCGATTGCCGAGGGTTCGGAGTTGGTGCTCGAGCACGTGGGGATCAACCCGACCCGTACCGGTGTGATCGACATCCTGCGTCTGATGGGCGCCGATATCACTTTGGAAAACCAGCGTGAAGTCGGTGGTGAGCCAGTGGCTGATTTACGCGTGCGGGCAGCTAAGCTTAAGGGTATCGAAATTCCTGAAGCGCTGGTTCCGCTGGCCATCGACGAGTTCCCGGTACTGTTCGTGGCGGCGGCCTGTGCAGAAGGTCGGACTATTTTGCGCGGCGCGGAAGAGTTGCGGGTCAAGGAGTCGGATCGTATCCAGGTGATGGCGGATGGTTTGCTGGCGCTGGGCGTCAAGTGCGAGCCAACGCCGGACGGCATCATCATCGACGGCAGCCAGATTGGCGGCGGCGAAGTGCATGGTCACGGCGATCACCGGATTGCCATGGCGTTCAGCGTTGCATCGTTGCGTGCCAATGCACCGATCCGTATCCATGATTGCGCCAACGTTGCGACCTCCTTCCCGAACTTCCTCGCGTTGTGCGCGCAAGTCGGTATTCGTGTTGCTCAAGAGGCTCAGTCGTGA
- the hisC gene encoding histidinol-phosphate transaminase, whose protein sequence is MSGDFLALAQPGVQQLSPYVPGKPVDELARELDIDPAKIVKLASNENPLGASPKALAAIREELAELTRYPDGNGFALKTLLAEQCRVELNQVTLGNGSNDILELVARAYLAPGLNAVFSEHAFAVYPIVTQAVGAEARVIPAKDWGHDLSAMLEAIDSNTRVVFIANPNNPTGTWFDAEALDEFLQDVPERVLVVLDEAYIEYAEGSDLPDGLDFLAAYPNLLVSRTFSKAYGLAALRVGYGLSTAVVADVLNRVRQPFNVNSLALAAACAALQDDEYLAESRRLNESGMQQLEAGFRELGLSWIPSKGNFICVDLGRVAAPVFQGLLHEGVIVRPVANYGMPNHLRITIGLPAENSRFLEALAKVLARG, encoded by the coding sequence ATGAGTGGCGACTTCCTCGCTCTGGCACAGCCGGGCGTGCAACAACTTTCGCCTTACGTTCCGGGCAAACCCGTGGACGAACTGGCCCGCGAGCTGGACATCGATCCGGCAAAAATCGTCAAGCTGGCGAGCAACGAAAACCCGCTGGGTGCCAGTCCCAAGGCGCTGGCGGCGATTCGCGAAGAACTGGCTGAGCTGACTCGCTATCCAGACGGCAACGGGTTTGCGCTGAAAACCCTGCTGGCTGAGCAGTGCCGGGTCGAGCTCAATCAAGTGACGTTGGGCAACGGCTCCAACGACATTCTGGAGCTGGTCGCGCGTGCCTATCTGGCGCCAGGTCTGAATGCGGTCTTCAGTGAGCACGCGTTTGCCGTCTACCCGATCGTCACTCAGGCGGTGGGTGCCGAGGCGCGAGTGATTCCAGCCAAGGACTGGGGTCATGACCTGTCGGCGATGCTTGAAGCCATCGACAGCAACACCCGCGTGGTGTTCATCGCCAACCCGAACAACCCGACCGGAACCTGGTTCGACGCCGAGGCGCTGGACGAGTTTCTGCAGGACGTGCCTGAGCGCGTGCTGGTGGTGCTGGATGAGGCGTACATCGAATACGCCGAAGGCAGCGACCTGCCGGATGGTCTGGATTTCCTCGCGGCGTACCCGAACCTGCTGGTTTCCCGGACCTTCTCCAAGGCCTACGGTCTGGCTGCGCTGCGTGTGGGTTATGGCTTGTCGACCGCAGTGGTCGCCGATGTGTTGAACCGTGTGCGTCAGCCATTCAACGTCAACAGCCTGGCCCTGGCAGCAGCCTGCGCAGCGTTGCAGGACGATGAATACCTGGCTGAAAGCCGTCGTCTGAACGAGTCCGGCATGCAGCAGCTCGAAGCAGGTTTTCGTGAGTTGGGGCTGAGCTGGATTCCTTCCAAGGGCAACTTCATCTGTGTCGATCTGGGGCGCGTTGCGGCGCCGGTTTTCCAGGGTTTGCTGCATGAAGGTGTGATCGTGCGTCCGGTGGCCAATTACGGCATGCCGAATCACTTGCGCATCACCATCGGTCTACCGGCTGAAAACAGTCGCTTCCTCGAGGCGCTGGCCAAGGTTCTGGCCCGTGGTTGA
- the pheA gene encoding prephenate dehydratase has product MSEQELKALRLRIDALDEKILELISERARCAQEVARVKMATLAEGEVPVFYRPEREAQVLKRVMERNQGPLGNEEMARLFREIMSSCLALEQPLKVAYLGPEGTFTQAAAMKHFGHAVISKPMAAIDEVFREVAAGAVNFGVVPVENSTEGAVNHTLDSFLEHDMVICGEVELRIHHHLLVGENTKTDSISRIYSHAQSLAQCRKWLDAHYPNVERVAVSSNAEAAKRVKGEWNSAAIAGDMAAGLYGLTRLAEKIEDRPDNSTRFLMIGSQEVPPTGDDKTSIIVSMSNKPGALHELLVPFHDNGIDLTRIETRPSRSGKWTYVFFIDFVGHHRDPLIKAVLEKISQEAVALKVLGSYPKAVL; this is encoded by the coding sequence ATGTCTGAGCAAGAACTCAAGGCACTGCGCCTGCGCATTGATGCTCTGGACGAAAAAATCCTCGAGCTGATCAGTGAGCGTGCACGCTGCGCCCAGGAAGTCGCGCGAGTAAAGATGGCTACGCTGGCCGAAGGCGAAGTGCCGGTGTTCTATCGTCCTGAGCGTGAGGCTCAGGTGCTCAAGCGCGTAATGGAGCGCAACCAGGGGCCGCTGGGTAACGAAGAGATGGCGCGGTTGTTCCGTGAAATCATGTCCTCGTGCCTGGCGCTCGAGCAGCCACTGAAAGTGGCCTACCTCGGCCCTGAAGGAACCTTCACTCAAGCGGCGGCCATGAAGCACTTTGGCCATGCGGTGATCAGCAAGCCAATGGCGGCGATCGACGAAGTGTTCCGTGAAGTGGCTGCCGGAGCGGTGAACTTTGGCGTGGTGCCTGTGGAAAACTCCACCGAGGGTGCGGTCAACCACACCCTCGACAGCTTCCTCGAACACGACATGGTTATCTGTGGCGAAGTCGAGCTGCGCATTCACCACCACTTGCTGGTGGGTGAAAACACCAAGACCGACAGCATCAGCCGCATTTATTCCCATGCCCAGTCCCTGGCGCAGTGCCGCAAGTGGCTGGACGCTCATTACCCGAACGTTGAGCGCGTGGCGGTATCGAGCAACGCCGAAGCGGCCAAACGGGTCAAGGGTGAGTGGAACTCGGCGGCGATTGCCGGCGACATGGCGGCAGGCTTGTACGGTTTGACCCGTCTGGCCGAAAAAATCGAGGATCGCCCGGACAACTCCACGCGATTCCTGATGATCGGCAGCCAGGAAGTGCCACCGACCGGCGACGACAAAACGTCGATCATCGTCTCGATGAGCAACAAACCTGGCGCGCTTCACGAGTTGCTGGTGCCGTTCCATGACAATGGCATCGACCTGACGCGAATCGAAACCCGTCCATCGCGCAGCGGCAAGTGGACCTACGTGTTCTTCATCGATTTCGTCGGCCACCACCGCGACCCGCTGATAAAAGCGGTGCTGGAGAAAATCAGTCAGGAAGCGGTAGCACTTAAAGTGTTGGGTTCCTACCCGAAAGCAGTTCTCTAA
- the serC gene encoding 3-phosphoserine/phosphohydroxythreonine transaminase, translated as MSKRAYNFCAGPAALPEAVLLRAQSELLDWHGKGLSVMEMSHRSDEFVSIATKAEQDLRDLLNIPSNYKVLFLQGGASQQFAQIPLNLLPENGKADYIDTGIWSQKAIEEAQRYGHVNVAATAKPYDYFAIPGQNEWKLSQDAAYVHYAPNETIGGLEFQWIPETGDVPLVADMSSDILSRPVDISRFGMIYAGAQKNIGPSGIVVNIVREDLLGRARSFCPTMLDYKVAADNGSMYNTPPTLAWYLSGLVFEWLKEQGGVEAIGKLNEVKQRTLYNFIDASGLYSNPINKTDRSWMNVPFRLADDRLDKPFLVGAEARGLLNLKGHRSVGGMRASIYNAVDINAVNALVAYMAEFEKEHG; from the coding sequence GTGAGCAAACGAGCCTATAACTTCTGCGCAGGTCCTGCTGCGCTGCCTGAAGCTGTCCTGTTGCGTGCCCAGTCGGAATTGCTCGACTGGCATGGCAAGGGTCTCTCGGTCATGGAAATGAGCCATCGCAGCGATGAGTTCGTGTCCATTGCGACCAAGGCCGAGCAGGATCTGCGTGATCTGCTGAATATCCCCTCGAACTATAAAGTGCTGTTTCTGCAAGGCGGCGCCAGCCAGCAATTTGCTCAGATTCCTCTGAACCTGTTGCCGGAAAACGGCAAGGCCGACTATATCGACACCGGTATCTGGTCGCAGAAAGCCATTGAAGAAGCGCAGCGCTACGGCCACGTCAACGTCGCCGCGACCGCCAAGCCTTACGACTATTTCGCAATTCCCGGCCAGAACGAATGGAAGCTGTCGCAAGACGCGGCCTACGTGCACTACGCGCCGAACGAAACCATCGGTGGTCTGGAATTCCAGTGGATCCCGGAAACCGGTGATGTTCCGCTGGTCGCCGACATGTCTTCGGACATTCTCTCGCGCCCTGTGGATATCTCGCGTTTCGGCATGATCTACGCCGGTGCCCAGAAAAACATCGGCCCGAGCGGCATCGTCGTCAACATCGTGCGTGAAGACCTGTTGGGTCGTGCCCGTTCGTTCTGCCCGACCATGCTCGACTACAAGGTCGCGGCCGACAACGGCTCGATGTACAACACCCCGCCAACACTGGCCTGGTACTTGTCCGGTCTTGTGTTCGAATGGCTGAAAGAGCAGGGTGGTGTTGAGGCCATTGGCAAGCTCAATGAAGTCAAGCAGCGCACGCTGTACAACTTCATTGATGCCAGCGGCTTGTACAGCAACCCGATCAACAAGACTGACCGCTCGTGGATGAACGTGCCGTTCCGTCTGGCTGACGATCGCCTCGACAAGCCGTTCCTGGTCGGTGCTGAAGCACGCGGACTGCTGAACCTCAAGGGTCACCGTTCGGTAGGCGGCATGCGTGCCTCTATCTACAACGCCGTCGACATCAACGCAGTCAACGCGCTGGTGGCGTACATGGCAGAGTTCGAGAAGGAACACGGCTAA